One region of Nothobranchius furzeri strain GRZ-AD chromosome 16, NfurGRZ-RIMD1, whole genome shotgun sequence genomic DNA includes:
- the ppp1cab gene encoding protein phosphatase 1, catalytic subunit, alpha isozyme b: MAEADKLNIDSIIQRLLEVKGSRPGKNVQLTENEIRGLCLKSREIFLSQPILLELEAPLKICGDVHGQYYDLLRLFEYGGFPPESNYLFLGDYVDRGKQSLETICLLLAYKIKYPENFFLLRGNHECASINRIYGFYDECKRRYNIKLWKTFTDCFNCLPVAAIVDEKIFCCHGGLSPDLQSMEQVRRVMRPTDVPDQGLLCDLLWADPDKDVLGWGENDRGVSFTFGADVVTKFLHKHDMDLICRAHQVVEDGYEFFAKRQLVTLFSAPNYCGEFDNAGAMMSVDETLMCSFQILKPADKKLFYSGGGGVGSGRPVTPPRKAKK; this comes from the exons ATGGCGGAAGCCGACAAGCTGAACATCGATTCAATTATACAGCGTCTCCTGGAAG TGAAAGGCTCCAGACCTGGTAAAAATGTTCAGCTGACAGAGAATGAAATCCGTGGACTCTGCCTCAAATCCCGGGAGATCTTCCTTAGTCAGCCGATCCTGCTCGAACTCGAGGCCCCCCTCAAGATTTGTG GGGATGTTCATGGGCAGTACTACGATCTGCTGAGGCTGTTTGAGTACGGAGGCTTTCCGCCGGAGAGCAACTACCTGTTCCTGGGAGACTACGTAGACAGAGGCAAGCAGTCGCTGGAGACCATCTGCCTGTTGCTGGCCTACAAGATCAAATACCCGGAGAACTTTTTTCTGCTGAGAGGAAACCATGAGTGTGCATCTATTAACAGAATATATGGCTTCTATGATGAGT gtaAGAGGCGGTACAACATCAAGCTCTGGAAGACTTTCACCGACTGCTTCAACTGTTTGCCTGTCGCCGCCATCGTTGATGAGAAGATcttctgttgccatggag GCCTGTCCCCAGACCTCCAGTCCATGGAGCAGGTGAGACGGGTCATGCGTCCCACCGATGTGCCTGATCAGGGCCTCCTATGCGACCTGCTGTGGGCCGACCCAGATAAGGACGTGCTGGGCTGGGGCGAGAACGACCGCGGCGTCTCCTTCACTTTTGGCGCTGATGTTGTCACAAAGTTTCTCCACAAACATGACATGGACCTTATTTGCCGGGCTCATCAG GTGGTTGAGGATGGGTATGAGTTCTTTGCAAAGAGGCAGCTGGTGACGCTGTTTTCAGCCCCAAACTACTGCGGGGAGTTTGACAACGCCGGAGCCATGATGAGCGTAGACGAGACCCTCATGTGCTCGTTCCAG ATTTTGAAACCTGCAGATAAGAAGCTGTTTTATAGCGGCGGAGGAGGCGTGGGCTCCGGTCGCCCCGTCACTCCTCCCAGGAAAGCTAAGAAATGA
- the pelo gene encoding protein pelota homolog: MKLLHKDIEKDYAGQVTLMPEEAEDMWHTYNLLQVGDSLRASTIRKVQTESTTGSVGSSRVRTTLTLCVETIDFDSQACQLRVKGTNIEENQYVKMGAYHTIELELNRKFTLAKKCWDSIVLDRIDQACDPAQKADVAAVVMQEGLANVVLVTPAMTLLRAKVEVTIPRKRKGSCSQHEKALERFYEAVMQAILRHINFDVVKCILVASPGFVKDQFSAYLFKEAVRQDIKILLENRPKFMLVHSSSGHKYSLKEILCDPSVTSRLSDTKAAGEVKALDDFYKMLQHEPDRAFYGIAHVEKAADALAIDTLLISDKLFRHQDVPTRSRYVRLVDSVKDNGGTVRIFSSLHVSGEQLTQLSGVAAILRFPIADLSEPEDDSSSAED; this comes from the exons ATGAAGTTGCTCCACAAAGACATTGAGAAAGATTATGCCGG TCAGGTAACTCTGATGCCAGAGGAGGCAGAGGATATGTGGCACACCTACAACCTGCTCCAAGTGGGGGACAGCTTGAGAGCCTCAACCATCCG AAAAGTACAGACAGAATCCACGACAGGAAGTGTGGGCAGCTCCAGAGTCCGGACAACTCTGACTTTATGTGTGGAGACCATTGACTTTGACTCCCAGGCATGCCAGCTGAGAGTGAAAGGCACCAACATCGAGGAGAACCAGTATGTCAAG ATGGGGGCTTACCACACTATTGAATTGGAGCTCAATAGGAAGTTCACTCTGGCTAAAAAATGCTGGGACAGCATTGTGCTGGACAGAATTG ACCAAGCATGTGATCCGGCTCAGAAAGCAGATGTGGCAGCTGTGGTCATGCAGGAAGGTCTGGCTAACGTGGTTCTGGTGACCCCCGCCATGACTCTGCTTCGGGCAAAAGTGGAGGTCACGATTCCTCGGAAGAGAAAAGGCAGCTGCAGTCAGCACGAGAAG GCATTGGAGAGGTTCTATGAGGCCGTGATGCAGGCCATTCTTCGCCACATTAACTTTGATG TGGTGAAGTGTATCCTCGTGGCCAGTCCAGGCTTTGTGAAGGACCAGTTTTCTGCCTACCTCTTTAAAGAGGCGGTGCGACAGGACATCAAGATCCTCCTGGAAAATCGACCCAAATTCATGCTGGTCCACTCATCATCAGGCCATAAGTATTCACTCAAAG AGATCCTTTGTGACCCCTCTGTGACAAGTAGGCTTTCTGATACTAAG GCAGCTGGAGAGGTGAAAGCTCTGGATGACTTCTACAAGATGCTTCAACATGAACCAGACAGAGCCTTTTATGG AATCGCTCATGTAGAAAAAGCCGCTGATGCCCTCGCCATCGACACGCTGCTCATCAGTGATAAGCTGTTCAG acacCAGGACGTCCCCACTAGGAGTCGTTATGTTCGGTTGGTCGACAGCGTCAAAGACAATGGAGGAACTGTCAG GATATTCTCAAGCCTTCACGTGTCTGGTGAAC